From Streptomonospora salina, the proteins below share one genomic window:
- a CDS encoding MurR/RpiR family transcriptional regulator: MAKTAKPTDSDGGTPLDGTSTGRSGHGDSPAPTTVLRIRSLLPSLAPAEQRVAQRIVDGPEHVAASSITQLAKDCGTSEATVIRFCRTIDFTGYRELRLALATEAGQARGAGTGTRDVAGDIDPDDTLVTVVEKIAATDARAVEDTAAQLDTGVLQTVVDRMAAARRVDIYGVGASAFVAADLQQKLHRIGVTSFAWSDTHVMITSAALLGEGDVALAVSHTGSTIDTINALAEARRRGATAVAVTNFPRSPISEASDHILTTAARETTFRSGATASRLAQLTVIDCLFVGLAQSRYADSRTALATTYDAVRGLRVGETHRRPGQRAAGGPAESAGAAGHGAAHDPRNGTRP, translated from the coding sequence ATGGCGAAAACGGCGAAGCCGACTGATTCGGACGGCGGGACGCCCCTGGACGGCACCTCCACCGGCCGGTCCGGACACGGCGACTCACCGGCGCCCACCACGGTGCTGCGCATCCGCTCCCTCCTGCCCTCCCTCGCGCCCGCCGAGCAGCGTGTCGCCCAGCGCATCGTCGACGGCCCCGAACACGTCGCCGCCTCCTCCATCACCCAGCTGGCCAAGGACTGCGGGACCTCCGAAGCCACGGTCATCCGGTTCTGCCGCACCATCGACTTCACCGGCTACCGCGAGCTCCGGCTGGCGCTGGCCACCGAAGCCGGTCAGGCGCGCGGCGCCGGCACCGGCACCCGTGACGTCGCCGGCGACATCGACCCCGACGACACCCTCGTCACCGTCGTCGAGAAGATCGCCGCCACCGACGCCCGCGCGGTCGAGGACACCGCCGCCCAACTCGACACCGGGGTCCTGCAGACGGTCGTGGACCGCATGGCCGCGGCGCGCCGCGTCGACATCTACGGAGTCGGCGCCAGCGCCTTCGTCGCCGCCGACCTGCAGCAGAAGCTGCACCGCATCGGGGTGACGTCGTTCGCCTGGTCCGACACGCACGTGATGATCACCAGCGCGGCCCTCCTCGGCGAAGGCGACGTCGCCCTGGCGGTCTCCCACACCGGCTCGACCATCGACACCATCAACGCGCTCGCCGAAGCGCGCCGCCGCGGCGCCACCGCCGTGGCCGTCACCAACTTCCCCCGCTCCCCCATCAGCGAGGCCTCCGACCACATCCTGACCACCGCGGCACGTGAAACCACCTTCCGTTCCGGCGCCACGGCCAGCCGGCTCGCCCAGCTCACCGTGATCGACTGCCTGTTCGTCGGGCTGGCCCAGTCGCGCTACGCCGACAGCCGCACCGCCCTGGCCACCACCTACGACGCCGTGCGCGGTCTGCGGGTGGGCGAGACCCACCGGCGTCCGGGGCAGCGCGCGGCGGGCGGTCCCGCTGAGAGCGCGGGCGCCGCGGGACACGGCGCGGCCCACGATCCCCGAAACGGGACCCGGCCGTGA
- a CDS encoding N-acetylmuramic acid 6-phosphate etherase: MTPRRGTAEGGGAAAPRGPREIVRAPTERRNGATYDIDRLPTLEILREINAEDATVPSAVSAALPRLAQAVDLGVEALRSGGRIHYFGAGTPGRIATMDAAELPPTFDADPATVLAHHAGGAATLGQAAEGVEDDEELGRSDATGVGAGELAVGITASGRTPYVAGALRAARRAGAAAVLVSADPDAPLARDVDVHVCVDTGAEVIAGSTRMKAGTAQKLVLNAFSTAVMVRLGRTYSNLMVGVDATNAKLRGRAVTVLAEASGTDEDACAAALDSAGGDTRTALVALLSGVSTPRAAAELAACEGRVRDALERIGAGSAGAPET; the protein is encoded by the coding sequence GTGACGCCCCGGCGCGGCACCGCCGAGGGCGGCGGTGCCGCCGCGCCGCGGGGGCCCCGGGAGATCGTGCGGGCGCCGACCGAGCGGCGCAACGGTGCCACGTACGACATCGACCGGCTGCCGACCCTGGAGATCCTGCGCGAGATCAACGCCGAGGACGCCACTGTGCCGAGCGCGGTGTCGGCCGCCCTGCCCCGCCTCGCACAGGCGGTCGACCTCGGTGTCGAGGCGCTGCGCAGCGGCGGCCGCATCCACTACTTCGGTGCGGGTACACCCGGCCGCATCGCCACCATGGACGCCGCCGAACTGCCGCCCACGTTCGACGCCGACCCCGCGACGGTGCTGGCCCACCACGCCGGCGGCGCCGCGACCCTCGGGCAGGCGGCCGAAGGGGTCGAAGACGACGAGGAGCTGGGCCGCTCCGACGCGACCGGTGTCGGTGCGGGCGAGCTGGCGGTGGGGATCACCGCGAGCGGACGCACACCCTATGTGGCCGGAGCCCTGCGCGCGGCGCGGCGGGCGGGGGCGGCCGCCGTGCTCGTCAGCGCCGACCCCGATGCGCCGCTGGCCCGCGACGTCGACGTGCACGTGTGCGTCGACACCGGAGCCGAGGTGATCGCGGGCTCCACCCGGATGAAGGCGGGAACGGCGCAGAAACTGGTGCTCAACGCGTTCTCCACGGCCGTGATGGTGCGTCTGGGGCGCACCTACTCCAACCTGATGGTGGGGGTCGACGCCACCAACGCCAAGCTGCGCGGCCGTGCGGTCACCGTCCTGGCCGAGGCCAGCGGCACGGACGAAGACGCCTGCGCCGCGGCTCTCGACAGCGCCGGCGGTGACACCCGCACGGCCCTGGTCGCGCTGCTGTCCGGGGTCTCCACGCCGCGCGCCGCCGCCGAACTCGCCGCCTGCGAGGGCCGCGTCCGGGACGCTCTGGAGCGCATCGGCGCCGGATCCGCGGGTGCACCGGAGACGTAG
- a CDS encoding SanA/YdcF family protein, which produces MSDERGESAGAEPPGVPEGPEARDESTTVEGGAARRRRRALRRRMPGVRGWAVLFAVAALVGAAPCAWMNAATSAQRADPVAAESAPVALVLGAGLRADGTPTTLLARRLDAAAQLYATERVEAVLVSGDNSVSGYNEPDAMRAYLTAAGVPRGKVAADYAGFSTWESCVRARRIFGVRSASVVTQNFHLPRAVTLCSRAGIDTQGVGDASYRARTFATVYGYVREFPAAFMGAYQALVRPEPQFLGPAEPGVREALAESR; this is translated from the coding sequence GTGAGCGATGAGCGCGGGGAATCCGCAGGAGCCGAGCCGCCGGGGGTGCCGGAGGGGCCGGAGGCACGGGACGAGTCGACGACGGTGGAGGGGGGAGCTGCGCGCCGGCGCCGGCGCGCCCTCCGGCGGCGGATGCCGGGGGTGCGCGGCTGGGCGGTGCTGTTCGCGGTGGCGGCCCTGGTCGGGGCCGCGCCCTGCGCCTGGATGAATGCGGCGACGTCGGCGCAGCGCGCGGATCCGGTGGCGGCGGAGTCCGCACCGGTGGCGCTCGTACTCGGCGCGGGCCTGCGCGCGGACGGGACGCCGACGACGCTGCTGGCCCGGCGCCTGGACGCGGCCGCGCAGCTCTATGCGACCGAGCGGGTCGAGGCGGTGCTGGTCAGTGGCGACAACAGCGTGTCCGGCTACAACGAGCCCGACGCCATGCGGGCCTATCTGACGGCGGCCGGGGTTCCGCGCGGCAAGGTCGCCGCCGACTATGCGGGGTTCAGCACCTGGGAGTCGTGCGTGCGGGCGCGGCGGATCTTCGGTGTGCGGTCCGCGTCGGTCGTCACGCAGAACTTCCACCTGCCGCGCGCGGTCACGCTGTGCTCCCGCGCCGGGATCGACACCCAGGGGGTCGGCGACGCCAGCTACCGCGCGCGGACGTTCGCGACGGTCTACGGCTACGTGCGCGAGTTCCCTGCGGCGTTCATGGGCGCCTACCAGGCCCTTGTGCGACCGGAGCCGCAGTTCCTGGGCCCCGCGGAGCCGGGTGTCCGCGAGGCCCTGGCGGAGTCGCGTTAG
- a CDS encoding SanA/YdcF family protein, translating into MRPGIWTSAAAVGAAALTPTAWARMASAGRRGRPGAVPIRPVAIVLGAAVWPSGPSPLLEGRLELAATLFRDGTVRAVLVSGDNSADAGNETDTMVAALAERGVSKDRIVADPHGYRTWDSAVRARATFGVDRAIVVTQNFHLPRSVALFRAAGIDAYGVGDPSFRRRPRSTAVGYLREAGANARAMGDSVLQPAPAASEPLRTDLRDALS; encoded by the coding sequence ATGAGACCGGGTATCTGGACGTCCGCGGCCGCCGTGGGCGCGGCCGCGCTGACGCCCACCGCGTGGGCGCGCATGGCCAGCGCCGGACGCCGGGGGCGGCCCGGCGCGGTGCCCATCCGGCCGGTCGCGATCGTGCTCGGTGCCGCCGTGTGGCCCAGCGGTCCCTCGCCGCTGCTGGAGGGGCGGCTGGAACTGGCGGCGACGCTGTTCCGCGACGGCACCGTGCGGGCGGTGCTGGTCTCCGGCGACAACAGCGCCGACGCCGGCAACGAGACCGACACCATGGTCGCCGCGCTCGCCGAACGCGGCGTGTCCAAAGACCGGATCGTGGCCGATCCGCACGGTTACCGCACCTGGGACTCCGCCGTGCGGGCGCGCGCCACCTTCGGCGTGGACCGCGCCATCGTCGTCACCCAGAACTTCCACCTGCCGCGCTCCGTCGCCCTGTTCCGGGCCGCGGGGATCGACGCCTACGGGGTCGGCGACCCCAGTTTCCGGCGGCGCCCGCGTTCGACGGCGGTGGGCTACTTGCGCGAAGCCGGAGCCAACGCCCGCGCCATGGGCGACTCCGTCCTGCAGCCCGCGCCCGCCGCATCCGAACCGCTGCGCACCGACCTGCGCGACGCGCTGTCGTGA